Proteins found in one Methanospirillum hungatei JF-1 genomic segment:
- a CDS encoding acetate uptake transporter, translating into MTQISETGSMIVSELTANPAPLGLLGFGMTTVLLNLHNAGLFTLGSMILAMGLCYGGTAQIIAGLMEWKKNNTFGMTAFLSYGLFWISLVMLLLLPAADLVDGTGGNIAMASYLIIWGIFTGIMFIGTLRLNRALQFVFGSLTILFFLLALGDITGIETITQIAGIEGIICGFSAIYTGLAQVLNEVYGKIIWPVWPV; encoded by the coding sequence ATGACACAAATCAGTGAAACAGGATCAATGATCGTCTCTGAACTTACTGCAAATCCTGCACCTCTCGGGCTTCTTGGTTTTGGTATGACAACCGTCCTGCTCAATCTGCATAATGCCGGATTATTTACGCTGGGATCCATGATATTGGCAATGGGACTATGTTATGGAGGAACTGCCCAGATTATTGCAGGACTTATGGAATGGAAGAAGAATAATACCTTTGGTATGACTGCATTTCTCTCCTACGGCCTTTTCTGGATATCCCTGGTGATGCTGCTCCTGTTACCGGCGGCAGATCTGGTGGACGGAACCGGAGGCAACATCGCCATGGCCTCATACCTTATCATATGGGGCATCTTCACCGGAATCATGTTCATCGGAACATTACGACTGAACAGAGCTTTGCAATTTGTCTTCGGCTCCCTGACCATCCTGTTCTTCCTCCTTGCTCTTGGTGATATCACCGGAATTGAGACTATCACACAGATTGCAGGAATTGAAGGAATTATCTGTGGGTTTTCAGCAATCTACACCGGACTTGCCCAGGTTCTGAATGAAGTGTACGGAAAGATCATCTGGCCGGTCTGGCCAGTATAA
- a CDS encoding type II toxin-antitoxin system MqsA family antitoxin, producing MKPGLCQFCKGTMKEGKTEFIAHVRDQVIVIKDIPAFVCERCGEAWFSYETSEKIDKVMQDVHAGTICVRPLAAGEIELPA from the coding sequence ATGAAACCGGGATTGTGCCAGTTTTGTAAAGGAACAATGAAAGAAGGAAAAACGGAATTTATTGCCCATGTCAGGGATCAGGTAATTGTGATAAAAGATATTCCAGCCTTTGTATGCGAACGATGTGGGGAGGCGTGGTTTTCATATGAGACCTCAGAAAAAATCGATAAAGTTATGCAGGATGTTCATGCCGGAACAATCTGTGTCCGTCCGCTTGCTGCAGGTGAGATCGAATTACCAGCCTGA
- a CDS encoding SLC13 family permease, whose amino-acid sequence MMSVTADQIIVFVILILSLALFIDGRMRYDIVALLALCVSAILGVVPWTQTFSGFANPAVITVAAVLVISRGLLNAGVVEMITGALMKVGKRPTIQVSALTGLVITLSGFMNNVGALALLMPVGIKMARSSLVPVSILLLPLAFGSQLGGMITLIGTPPNLIISAFREEHLGQAYAMFDFTPVGLGVAFISFLFIALIGWRLVPKRTGPGSLDDFFTIQNYLTEIRVPPESKYAGKALREIIKATNAKITIIQLIRGSFARPVPYMYERIKADDILIVQAALDDLKKFLLATGFQLEEHVTLDRETIESGDRILMEGTIRADSPALGLNVRDIDLRAGFGINLLAVARQGVLLKERLNDIRFQAGDVLLLQGTEGALREAIKILGCFPLAERGLKIGEPKRIIESVGIFAGTIVIAALGIVPVQVIFTLAALLMVLISLVPVREIYESIDWPVIILLGAFIPVGQAMEETGGAELIASTLLSFQNLLSPVILLTIILIVTMLLSALINNAATAVLMAPISFSIATGLGVSPDPFLMAIVVGASSAFLTPVGHQSNALVMGPAGLKFGDYWKLGLPLEIVMVIVSIPVILHFWPM is encoded by the coding sequence ATGATGTCGGTAACAGCTGATCAGATAATCGTTTTTGTTATCCTCATCCTTTCTCTTGCTCTCTTTATCGATGGGAGAATGCGATATGACATCGTTGCTCTTCTTGCGTTGTGTGTATCCGCAATTCTGGGAGTAGTTCCCTGGACCCAGACATTTTCCGGTTTTGCAAATCCGGCAGTCATCACTGTAGCTGCAGTTCTGGTGATCAGCCGGGGACTTTTGAATGCCGGAGTGGTGGAGATGATTACAGGAGCTCTTATGAAGGTTGGAAAACGGCCAACCATCCAGGTCTCTGCACTCACCGGCCTTGTTATCACACTTTCAGGGTTCATGAATAACGTTGGAGCCCTTGCCCTGCTCATGCCGGTGGGAATTAAAATGGCACGATCCAGCCTGGTACCGGTTTCCATCCTTCTCCTCCCACTTGCATTTGGATCACAACTGGGCGGGATGATCACCCTTATTGGAACACCGCCAAACCTTATCATCTCAGCATTTCGGGAGGAACATCTCGGGCAGGCCTATGCCATGTTTGATTTTACCCCGGTGGGTCTTGGGGTTGCGTTCATCTCTTTCCTCTTTATCGCCCTGATCGGATGGCGACTGGTACCAAAACGAACCGGACCAGGTTCACTGGATGATTTTTTCACGATTCAAAATTATCTTACGGAGATACGGGTGCCACCTGAATCAAAATATGCCGGGAAGGCACTTCGGGAGATCATTAAGGCAACCAATGCAAAAATTACCATTATCCAGCTTATCCGGGGATCATTTGCACGACCGGTCCCGTACATGTATGAACGAATAAAAGCCGATGATATTCTGATAGTCCAGGCAGCTCTTGATGATCTGAAAAAATTTCTTCTTGCAACCGGGTTTCAACTTGAGGAACATGTCACGTTAGACCGGGAAACTATTGAATCTGGTGACAGGATTCTGATGGAGGGCACGATCAGGGCTGATTCTCCAGCTTTGGGTTTGAATGTGAGAGATATCGATCTCAGGGCAGGTTTCGGAATTAATCTTCTTGCAGTAGCAAGACAGGGAGTTCTTCTCAAGGAACGGCTCAATGATATCAGGTTTCAGGCCGGTGATGTCTTATTACTTCAGGGAACCGAGGGAGCACTTCGGGAAGCTATCAAAATTCTCGGGTGTTTCCCTCTTGCAGAGCGGGGCCTCAAGATTGGAGAGCCAAAGCGGATCATCGAATCCGTCGGTATCTTTGCCGGTACAATCGTGATTGCAGCTCTCGGGATTGTTCCGGTTCAGGTCATCTTTACTCTTGCTGCATTGCTGATGGTCCTCATTTCCCTTGTTCCGGTCAGGGAGATTTACGAGAGTATTGACTGGCCGGTGATCATCCTTCTTGGTGCATTTATTCCGGTTGGTCAGGCCATGGAGGAGACCGGCGGAGCAGAACTGATAGCATCAACGTTGTTATCATTTCAGAATCTTCTTTCACCGGTGATCCTGCTTACAATTATCCTTATCGTGACCATGCTGCTTTCAGCCCTCATCAATAATGCCGCAACTGCCGTCCTGATGGCTCCGATATCATTTAGTATTGCAACCGGTCTTGGGGTTTCGCCGGATCCCTTCCTGATGGCTATCGTGGTTGGAGCCTCCAGTGCTTTCCTGACTCCGGTGGGTCATCAGTCGAATGCTTTGGTTATGGGTCCGGCCGGGCTCAAATTCGGGGATTATTGGAAACTCGGGCTACCGCTCGAGATAGTAATGGTTATTGTTTCGATTCCGGTGATACTTCATTTCTGGCCAATGTGA